One part of the Excalfactoria chinensis isolate bCotChi1 unplaced genomic scaffold, bCotChi1.hap2 Scaffold_340, whole genome shotgun sequence genome encodes these proteins:
- the LOC140264903 gene encoding protein MANBAL-like, protein MQLGFRRAVWSCRCKVGVPYCKRALKQCWLSTAHSSVFNRSAFCSLYFRGWRCRAQQQQGREHVHNQQAASVRAVEQQAVCTMAAELHFSPPEIPEPTLMENVLRYGLLFGALFQLLCVLAIILPVSKSPKADSEGFESKTWETVKKPKASAAQLSKKAKKESKKKR, encoded by the exons atgcaattgggcttcaggagagcagtctgGAGCTGCCGTTGTAAGGTAGGTGTGCCTTACTGTAAGCGtgctctgaagcagtgctggttaAGCACGGCTCACTCCTCTGTCTTCAAcagatcagctttctgctcacttTATTTCCGTGGCTGGCGTtgtagagcacagcagcagcaaggccgcGAACACGTCCACAACCAG caggcagcctccgtgagagcagtggagcagcaggctgtctgcactatggctgctgaactgcatttctcgCCACCTGAGATCCCTGAGCCCACACTAATGGAGAACGTGCTGCGCTACGGACTCTTGTTTGGAgcccttttccagctcctgtgtgttCTGGCCATCATCCTGCCAGTTTCCAAGTCCCCAAAGGCA GACTCGGAGGGTTTTGAGTCTAAGACTTGGGAGACGGTGAAGAAACCCAAGGcgagtgctgcacagctgagcaagaaagccaagaaggaaagcaaaaagaaacgataa